The DNA window CGCATTTATGGGTTTTTGCATGAGGACGAACATGCTTCGATTTTGCTGATGCGAATTGTTGCATAGTGTCAATGTTATGAATCAGTTTGTTCTTGTCGATAACCAGACATGGGGTATCTAATTCTAATTTGTGTTTTCCAATCACTGTTTATCCCTTTAAATCACTGTTTTAGCTTTATAAACATTCTACTATGAAAGTGATTGAGATTAATCATTATTTCATCTGATTTTTCCCCAACTCATAATCATTTCAGATGTGATTATGTTGTTTTCAATGAGGTATTACAGATAAATAAAATACAGATGCAATAATTGTTATATTAATTAACTCATGGTTACTTAAATCGATTTATAGCGCTTATGCCTGTATCACCAACATTAACACCTAGATTTAATGCTTCATTTGATACCGCAATTATTTTTGCAGACATCATATCTTTATAGCTACTAACACCAGATACAATGGCACATGCTTCATTAGTTTTGTTGCATGTCTCTACATTAATATAAGCACAGGCTAGCATACCTTTTTTTTCTTTGATAATTAAAAGAGGTTTGTCTAATTCATATCGTATCATTTTAGCTTCCATGTATTCATTTCCTTTTTTAGGGTTAAAATCTAATGACGCAAGTGGATCAACAATTAATTCTGTTTCTTGTTTATTATGATTTATTAATTTGTAACTAACAAATGTAATAATTAGAATACTTAATATTGTATAGATAACTTTATATTGTATAGATTTCATAATTAGCTTCTTTTCTATGTCTCATTTATAATAATTTATGTTTATTCTTCTAACTTAGTTAAGGCTTTGTTTTAACATAGTTTGTTGGCTATATTCGTTAACAAAATGCTATCAGTTGGTTAGCTGTTAGTCAATATTAACCGCAGGTCTATGGATTTTAGGAATAGAGTTGTGCAAATATTTAATGACTGGTTTAACATTGCTTTATATCGACACGTTCCAATACTAATATTTAATACTGTTAACAAGGATGATTTAACCTTGTTTATATTAATTGGCAGGTTTTAAAATTACATCTAAGTTCTTTTTAATAAATTTTTTAGAAAGTAAAATCTAAAAATGGCTAAAGTTAAACATTTAATATTTATTTTAATAATAGAGATTATATTTTGATTATTGATGACTATTAACATCTAAAAATTACTATAAGAGCAGATTTAGTTACTCTCTTAATGCTAGATTTTTCTAGTGTT is part of the Moritella viscosa genome and encodes:
- a CDS encoding membrane protein (No significant database matches); translation: MKSIQYKVIYTILSILIITFVSYKLINHNKQETELIVDPLASLDFNPKKGNEYMEAKMIRYELDKPLLIIKEKKGMLACAYINVETCNKTNEACAIVSGVSSYKDMMSAKIIAVSNEALNLGVNVGDTGISAINRFK